Proteins encoded by one window of Bradyrhizobium sp. B097:
- a CDS encoding LysR family transcriptional regulator: MELHQLRCFVAAAEELHFGRAAQRLQMMPSALGRHIKLLEEDLGVRLFARTTRAVSLTEDGSVLLREGRALLGRAEAIEDGFRRRLRKPLARRFRIGAIDSAAAGLLPPLLRDLRAAHPEVAVQLLEEKTIRLLPKLLSGALDLAFVRPPERPDRRIEFFPLLQETAVVALSHKHRLARRKQIVLADIADQPLIVPERRSRPHSHDLTTKLFDEAGLTPRIQEIADEKQTIVNMVAARLGVAIVPRWTARMAIPGVRFVPLKLKRGSSTGRLPLAAAWLKGSRDPVRDQVIAVLEARLKSYAREA; encoded by the coding sequence TTGGAACTGCACCAGCTTCGCTGCTTCGTGGCGGCCGCCGAGGAACTGCATTTCGGCCGCGCCGCGCAGCGCCTGCAGATGATGCCGTCGGCGCTGGGCCGCCACATCAAGCTGCTGGAGGAGGATCTCGGGGTGCGGCTGTTCGCGCGCACCACGCGCGCGGTGTCGTTGACCGAGGACGGCTCTGTGCTGCTGCGCGAGGGACGGGCGCTGCTCGGCCGCGCCGAGGCGATCGAGGACGGCTTTCGTCGCCGGCTGCGCAAGCCGCTGGCGCGGCGCTTCCGGATCGGCGCGATCGACAGCGCGGCCGCCGGGCTGCTGCCGCCGCTGCTGCGTGACCTCCGCGCCGCCCATCCGGAGGTTGCCGTGCAGCTGCTCGAGGAGAAGACCATCCGGCTGCTGCCGAAGCTGTTGTCGGGCGCGCTCGATCTCGCTTTCGTGCGCCCACCGGAGCGGCCCGACCGGCGCATCGAGTTTTTTCCGCTGCTGCAGGAGACCGCTGTGGTGGCGCTGTCGCACAAGCATAGGCTGGCGCGGCGCAAGCAGATCGTGCTGGCTGACATCGCCGATCAGCCCTTGATCGTGCCGGAGCGCCGCTCGCGGCCGCACAGCCACGATCTCACGACAAAACTGTTCGACGAGGCCGGGCTGACGCCGCGCATCCAGGAGATCGCCGACGAGAAGCAGACCATCGTCAACATGGTCGCAGCACGGCTCGGCGTTGCCATCGTGCCGCGCTGGACCGCGCGGATGGCGATCCCGGGCGTGCGTTTCGTTCCCCTCAAGCTCAAGCGCGGCAGCAGCACCGGCCGCCTGCCGCTCGCCGCCGCCTGGCTGAAAGGCTCCCGCGATCCGGTCCGCGACCAGGTGATCGCGGTGCTGGAAGCGAGATTGAAGAGCTACGCGCGGGAGGCGTGA
- a CDS encoding MFS transporter produces the protein MESELGTRVLRKISLRIVPFIMLLYFVAFIDRVNIGFASLTMNKDIGLSPAVYGFGAGIFFWGYFLFEVPSNIILHKIGARIWIARVMITWGLVSAAMALVQGATSFYVLRFLLGAAEAGFFPGIILYLSYWFPARQRAAVTALFMAAAPLSTVLGSPVSGALLEMDGLFGFKGWQWLFALEAVPAVLLGFVVLGFLTDRPEQARWLADDERAWLVKTMKTETDGKAATASHSVWRGLADPRVLALSLVYFGTSAGLYTLGVWAPQIIKAFGLSSLQVGFLNAVPATIAVIAMILWARHSDRTGERTWHVVIACLIAAAGLALAGLWTGLAAVIAALTLVNIGISSSKPPLWSMPTMFLSGSAAAAGIATINSIGNLGGFVGPAMIGWIKERTGSFEGGLYFVAGLLVLSAVLTLLLSRAQGAPAPAEPQPNPVRTR, from the coding sequence ATGGAAAGCGAGCTTGGCACGCGCGTGTTGCGCAAGATCTCACTGCGCATCGTGCCGTTCATCATGCTGCTGTACTTCGTGGCCTTCATCGACCGCGTCAATATCGGCTTCGCCTCGCTGACCATGAACAAGGACATCGGCCTGTCGCCGGCGGTCTATGGCTTCGGCGCCGGTATCTTTTTCTGGGGCTACTTCCTGTTCGAGGTGCCCTCCAACATCATCCTGCACAAGATCGGCGCGCGGATCTGGATCGCGCGGGTGATGATCACCTGGGGCCTGGTCTCGGCGGCGATGGCGCTGGTGCAGGGCGCGACCAGCTTCTACGTGCTGCGCTTCCTGCTCGGCGCCGCGGAGGCCGGCTTCTTCCCGGGCATCATCCTCTACCTCTCCTACTGGTTCCCGGCGCGGCAGCGCGCCGCCGTCACCGCGCTGTTCATGGCCGCCGCGCCGCTCTCGACCGTGCTCGGCTCGCCGGTCTCCGGCGCGCTGCTGGAGATGGACGGCCTGTTCGGCTTCAAGGGCTGGCAATGGCTATTCGCGCTGGAGGCGGTGCCCGCCGTGCTGCTCGGCTTCGTCGTACTCGGCTTCCTGACCGACCGGCCGGAGCAGGCCCGATGGCTCGCCGACGACGAGCGCGCCTGGCTGGTCAAGACCATGAAGACGGAGACCGACGGCAAGGCTGCGACCGCGAGCCATAGCGTCTGGCGCGGCCTTGCGGATCCTCGCGTGCTGGCGCTGTCGCTGGTCTATTTCGGCACCTCGGCCGGGCTCTATACGCTCGGCGTGTGGGCGCCGCAGATCATCAAGGCGTTCGGCCTGTCGTCGCTGCAAGTCGGCTTCCTCAACGCGGTGCCGGCGACCATCGCCGTGATCGCGATGATCCTGTGGGCGCGGCATTCCGACCGCACCGGCGAACGCACCTGGCACGTCGTGATCGCCTGCCTGATCGCGGCCGCAGGACTTGCGCTTGCCGGACTGTGGACCGGCCTTGCTGCCGTGATCGCGGCGCTGACCTTGGTCAATATCGGCATCTCCTCATCGAAGCCGCCGCTGTGGAGCATGCCGACCATGTTCCTGTCAGGCTCAGCCGCAGCGGCCGGGATCGCCACCATCAACTCGATCGGCAATCTCGGCGGCTTCGTCGGCCCCGCGATGATCGGCTGGATCAAGGAACGCACCGGCAGTTTCGAGGGCGGCCTCTATTTCGTCGCTGGCCTCCTGGTGCTGTCAGCCGTGCTCACGCTGCTGCTGTCGCGCGCGCAAGGCGCGCCGGCACCAGCCGAACCGCAACCCAATCCCGTGCGAACCCGCTAA